The genomic DNA TCTTAAGATCGGCCTTCTGCTTATCCGTCAAGCCGGCAGTATATCTTTCGAACCACAGGTCAATCGCTTCCTTGTCCTGCTTTAGTTCTGCATGGCGACCCTCATAAAGCAGCGGCACCACGGCACCATCTTCGTTTGCCTGGCGAATAGTGTACGATGGCCCAATAAGGCCGCCAAACTTTTTAAAGTTATTCTTCTCCTTTTTCATCAGCGGGGTTCCCGTAAAGCCGATGTAACTGGCGTTAGGGAGCATCTGCCTCATGCGAGCATTAAGGTTCTTGAATTGAGTGCGGTGAGCCTCGTCCACCAAAAGGAAAATGTTGTCAGAAGGCTCCGTATAATTGCGAACGTTTAGAGCCTTGTCAAACTTGTTGATGATGGTTGTGACGACAGCGGAGTGATCAGGGCCCAGCAAGTCTAAAAGATTCCTGCCAGAGGTTGCCTTTTCTACATCGAGCCCGCAATGTTTGAAGGTGTCACAAATCTGTTTGTCCAGATTGGTTCTGTCGGTTACAAGTATTATGCGAGGATTCTTGATATTTGTATTCGGATCGTATGTCGCTGTAAGTGCAATGCCCTTGGCAAGCATTACCATGGAAAGAGACTTGCCCGAACCTTGCGTATGCCAAACAAGGCCGCCCTTGCGTTTACCTTCTTTATCAAAATTTTGAATGCGTTCAAGTGCGGAACGGACTACAAAGAATTGCTGATAACGGGCAATCTTCTTTTTGCCTTCATCAAACAATGTGTAGCGATAGGCGATTTCCAACAGGCGGGATGGCTTGCAAAGACTGTAAATCAATTTATCCTGTTCGGTGACCTTGCGTTTTGTCTGCTTACAGGTTTTGCGGAATGGTTTAAATTTTGGCTCAGAAAAAAGTCTATCTTCATCCTCTTCCGAAAGGAACTTGTTTACCGTTCTTTCTATTTCGGAGTCCTTAATTTCCAGTTCGTGCCAATAACTCCAGAATTTTTCAGGAGTTCCCACTGTTGCGTATTTTGCATCATTCATGCTAACGGAAAGCAAAGCCTGGCAATATATAAACAGCCCTGGAATAAACTCCTTGCTTTGATTCCGTAGCATTTGTGAAATTCCCTGTCCAATACCTTCTTCGGGGGACTTATTTTCTATGACAGCAAAGGGAATTCCGTTTACAAAGAGAACGATATCTGGGGTTGCACATTTCGTTGACTTGGAACGCTCTACGGAATATTCCGCAACGGCATGGAAAACATTGTTTTCGGGTTCCTGCCAGTCAACATAGCGAATATTGTAACTACGCTTATCGCCTTCCACCGATTCTTCTTCGGACTGGGGTAGAGTCAGCATGTCGTAAACTTTCAGGTTCGTACGAACAAGACCGTCGAACTGCTGGTTCTTTAACTTGAGCATCGCGTTGCGCAGGTTCTCTTCGCTAAAGTCATGCTTGACTCCCTTATGGGTAAAGGAATTCAGCTTGCGCAGTTGGGACATTAGAATATCTTCAAGAAGAACATTCGTCAGCTTTCCCTTGCGTTGCAAATTGACTTCTGCAGGAGTCAAAATCTTATAGCCCAAATTCGCAAGCAAACGCATCGCAGGAATTTGCGATGTAGGAATCTCTTTGTAATCAAGTTCTGGAGTGTTCATAAAATCAATTCTGATTGAATTATTCAAAATCTATTAGATAACTTGAATTTCATAAGTGTCTATTTTCGATTTGATCGATTTAGAATGGATTGCATTAGTTTCATAGATTGAACTCGTTCCGAATCTTCAAAATCAATATAATCCTGTCCACAATACAGTTGATGATTCAATCTTAAACAGGTGTGATTGTCTCCTGGCCAAACTTCATGTACTGAAGAAAACGGAAGGTTAACAGAATATTTATTATCATACACTAATTTGAAAACATCATCTGAGTTTTCAATCCATTCGAAGAACCACTTTGAAGGACGTCCTCCCCTGGGATTTGGGTATATAACAACACTATTGTTGCCTACAATATGTTTTTTCAATTTGAGAAACATTGATCGACTTCTATTGTCTATCATTCTTTTTTCCACATCCTCGTATGTCATAAATCGATTACCAAATTCAGTACGATAAGGAAAGCAATATTGCAAACGATCTCTATTAAGACATACGCCCACTAAATTTACAGAAGGCTCTACATTAACAGCCGCAATAAGATTACTATTCACAACAATCGGAACAACTTGAACTTCGATATTCGGAGAAATCAAATCACGAACTTGTGTATGAATTTTTTTCCTTATA from Fibrobacter sp. UWR4 includes the following:
- a CDS encoding type I restriction endonuclease subunit R, encoding MNTPELDYKEIPTSQIPAMRLLANLGYKILTPAEVNLQRKGKLTNVLLEDILMSQLRKLNSFTHKGVKHDFSEENLRNAMLKLKNQQFDGLVRTNLKVYDMLTLPQSEEESVEGDKRSYNIRYVDWQEPENNVFHAVAEYSVERSKSTKCATPDIVLFVNGIPFAVIENKSPEEGIGQGISQMLRNQSKEFIPGLFIYCQALLSVSMNDAKYATVGTPEKFWSYWHELEIKDSEIERTVNKFLSEEDEDRLFSEPKFKPFRKTCKQTKRKVTEQDKLIYSLCKPSRLLEIAYRYTLFDEGKKKIARYQQFFVVRSALERIQNFDKEGKRKGGLVWHTQGSGKSLSMVMLAKGIALTATYDPNTNIKNPRIILVTDRTNLDKQICDTFKHCGLDVEKATSGRNLLDLLGPDHSAVVTTIINKFDKALNVRNYTEPSDNIFLLVDEAHRTQFKNLNARMRQMLPNASYIGFTGTPLMKKEKNNFKKFGGLIGPSYTIRQANEDGAVVPLLYEGRHAELKQDKEAIDLWFERYTAGLTDKQKADLKKKYARADMLNKAEQVIYMRAFDISEHFRANWQETPFKAQLVAPSKDTAVLYHEFLKEIGLVSSEVIISGPDEREGYSEVDEEPTDRVAKFWKKMMERYGSEENYNNSIIDRFDSGSGPEILIVCDKLLTGFDVERNTVLYLCRTLKEHTLLQAIARVNRLFEEDGKEKEFGYIVDYANVRDDLDSALALYDSLEGFDPADLEGAFTDISSQIDRLPQLHSAVWDIFKGVKNKQDPEQMERHLADEKRRNDFYKALRDFGKCLSIAISSQKFLEKTPKKDVDRYRQEFRAFTNLRVSVKHRYADDVDYSEYEPKIKKLLDTHIKSNSVTQTQAPTNILDKSFRQGFHDGEAGYDARTPAARADAIAHALKKSISEKMEEDPAFYEKFSKMIQDVIDQFLAHKISDDAYLKSVTELQEQERNKKRDDLPEELIGNDDAAAYYGVALAAFKEKDKCSIDEAKSFAVKAALFIDQAFIDHNKVQFWEDTDAQNRVRDELDNLLYDEIGVRENLGWSSENIDEFEDRIMNVARRRSHE
- a CDS encoding helix-turn-helix domain-containing protein; the protein is MLYKPFKNEVDFLSFIHFDETSESIHWDYKQSFNSNNLEDIAIDLAAFANTFGGILLIGVAETSKDGRKVASGFIPNIDIEFIRKKIHTQVRDLISPNIEVQVVPIVVNSNLIAAVNVEPSVNLVGVCLNRDRLQYCFPYRTEFGNRFMTYEDVEKRMIDNRSRSMFLKLKKHIVGNNSVVIYPNPRGGRPSKWFFEWIENSDDVFKLVYDNKYSVNLPFSSVHEVWPGDNHTCLRLNHQLYCGQDYIDFEDSERVQSMKLMQSILNRSNRK